A window of the Streptomyces sp. NBC_01351 genome harbors these coding sequences:
- the tatA gene encoding Sec-independent protein translocase subunit TatA has protein sequence MFGISEIAIILILVVLVFGAKKLPELARSMGKSARILKSEARAMKNDPASRTAAGEQPADAGTGLVIEPDAVISPRPTHVSRSDHPQR, from the coding sequence GTGTTCGGCATCAGTGAGATAGCGATCATCCTTATCCTCGTCGTCCTGGTCTTCGGAGCCAAGAAGCTGCCCGAACTCGCCCGCTCGATGGGGAAGTCCGCCCGGATTCTGAAAAGCGAGGCCCGGGCGATGAAGAACGACCCGGCCAGCAGAACAGCCGCCGGCGAGCAGCCCGCCGACGCCGGTACCGGGTTGGTCATCGAACCCGACGCGGTGATCAGCCCGCGCCCCACCCACGTATCCCGCTCCGACCACCCGCAACGCTGA
- a CDS encoding potassium channel family protein, giving the protein MGNYLHSLRRRRRKRLLDLGAHAAGDQRVAVIGLGRFGSSLANELTRRGWDVLGIDTDAALVQKHSDIFTHTAVADCTDPEVLRQLGVGDFPSVVVGIGTDIEASILVASNLLEENVPNIWAKAISRQHGQILERLGVHHVVLPEHEMGERVAHLVTGRMLDFIEFDDDYALVKTITPNAITGVPLGQSAVRTKYGITVVGIKRPGNDFTHATAETVVEKGDVIIVTGKTTAVETFTELA; this is encoded by the coding sequence TTGGGTAATTACCTGCACTCCCTGCGCCGACGCCGCCGCAAGCGGCTCCTGGACCTCGGCGCCCACGCGGCGGGCGACCAACGCGTGGCCGTCATCGGTCTGGGCCGGTTCGGCAGTTCACTGGCCAACGAACTGACCCGGCGCGGCTGGGACGTGCTGGGCATCGACACCGACGCCGCTCTCGTCCAGAAGCACAGCGACATCTTCACCCACACCGCCGTCGCAGACTGCACCGATCCCGAGGTGCTCCGACAGCTCGGCGTCGGGGACTTCCCCAGCGTGGTCGTCGGCATCGGCACCGACATCGAGGCCAGCATCCTCGTCGCCTCCAACCTCCTGGAGGAGAACGTCCCCAACATCTGGGCCAAGGCCATCAGCCGCCAGCACGGACAGATCCTCGAACGCCTCGGCGTCCACCACGTCGTCCTCCCCGAACACGAGATGGGCGAGCGCGTCGCCCACCTCGTCACCGGCCGCATGCTCGACTTCATCGAGTTCGACGACGACTACGCCCTGGTCAAGACCATCACCCCGAACGCGATCACCGGCGTCCCGCTCGGGCAGAGCGCCGTACGCACCAAGTACGGCATCACCGTCGTCGGCATCAAACGCCCCGGGAACGACTTCACCCACGCCACGGCCGAGACCGTCGTCGAGAAGGGCGACGTCATCATCGTCACGGGCAAGACCACCGCTGTCGAAACGTTCACCGAACTCGCATGA
- a CDS encoding TrkH family potassium uptake protein produces MWHSLFTTHPARSVVWAFALVIAAGTGLLMLPVSSQDGSTTDVVTALFTSTSAVCVTGLVVVDTATHWSGFGEVVILALIQVGGFGIMALASLLALLVSGRLRLRMQLTAAAETKSLGLGDVRRVLLGVAGCTLIVELAVGAFLALRLRFGYGRSVAEAAYSGFFHAVSAFNNAGFGLHGDSLTPYAQDPWITLPIAVAVILGGLGFPVLLELLRHRTRRRTTGRRNWSLHTRLTLVTSAALLFIGTVLTCLLEWTNPGTLAPFDWDEKILNGFFYSAMSRTAGFNAIDMGALNATTLLFTCTLMFIGGGSAGTAGGIKVTTFAVLAAAMLAEVRGEPNSTVMGRRLAPHVLRQALTVALLAVGLVIAATLALLTVTRAAFEDVLFEAVSAFATVGLSTGITADIPDSGQLILVLLMFVGRLGPITLVSSLALRERTRRYQLPEERPVIG; encoded by the coding sequence GTGTGGCATTCGCTGTTCACCACTCATCCGGCCCGCAGCGTGGTGTGGGCGTTCGCCCTGGTGATCGCCGCCGGCACCGGATTGCTGATGCTGCCGGTCTCCTCCCAGGACGGCTCGACGACGGACGTCGTGACGGCGCTGTTCACGTCCACCTCGGCGGTGTGCGTGACCGGTCTGGTCGTCGTGGACACCGCCACGCACTGGAGCGGTTTCGGCGAGGTTGTCATCCTGGCGCTGATCCAGGTCGGCGGCTTCGGCATCATGGCCCTGGCATCCCTGCTGGCACTGCTGGTCTCGGGCAGGCTGCGGCTGCGCATGCAGCTGACCGCGGCAGCGGAGACCAAGAGCCTGGGGCTCGGCGACGTACGCCGCGTCCTCCTCGGCGTGGCAGGCTGCACGCTCATCGTCGAACTCGCCGTGGGCGCCTTCCTCGCCCTGCGGCTGCGCTTCGGATACGGCCGTTCCGTCGCCGAAGCCGCCTACTCCGGCTTCTTCCACGCGGTATCGGCCTTCAACAACGCCGGCTTCGGGCTGCACGGCGACAGCCTCACTCCGTACGCCCAGGACCCGTGGATCACGCTGCCGATCGCCGTGGCCGTGATCCTGGGCGGCCTCGGCTTCCCCGTACTGCTGGAACTCCTGCGCCACCGCACCCGGCGCCGCACCACCGGCCGCCGCAACTGGTCGCTGCACACCCGTCTGACGCTCGTCACCAGCGCCGCCCTGCTGTTCATCGGCACCGTGCTCACCTGCCTGCTGGAATGGACCAACCCAGGCACCCTCGCCCCCTTCGACTGGGACGAGAAGATCCTCAACGGCTTCTTCTACTCCGCGATGAGCCGCACCGCCGGTTTCAACGCCATCGACATGGGCGCACTCAACGCCACGACCCTCCTGTTCACCTGCACGCTGATGTTCATCGGGGGCGGCAGCGCGGGCACTGCAGGCGGCATCAAGGTGACCACCTTCGCGGTCCTGGCGGCGGCGATGCTCGCTGAGGTCCGCGGCGAGCCCAACTCCACCGTGATGGGCCGGCGCCTCGCCCCGCACGTGCTGCGCCAGGCATTGACCGTGGCACTGCTCGCCGTGGGGCTCGTCATCGCTGCCACCCTCGCCCTGCTCACCGTCACCAGAGCCGCCTTCGAGGACGTCCTCTTCGAGGCCGTCTCCGCCTTCGCCACCGTCGGCCTGTCCACCGGCATCACCGCCGACATCCCCGACTCCGGCCAGCTGATCCTCGTCCTCCTCATGTTCGTCGGCCGCCTCGGCCCCATCACCCTGGTGTCCTCGCTCGCCCTGCGCGAGCGGACCCGCCGCTACCAGCTACCCGAGGAGCGACCCGTCATTGGGTAA
- a CDS encoding sensor histidine kinase KdpD: protein MRRGTFRIYLGAAPGVGKTYAMLSEGHRRIERGTDAVVAFVEHHGRPRTEVMLHGLEEIPRAELEYRGGVFTEMDVDAVLARRPAVALVDELAHTNVPGSRNAKRWQDVEELLQAGIDVVSTVNIQHLESLGDVVEAITGVRQQETVPDEVVRRADQIELVDMSPQALRRRMAHGNVYKPDKVDAALSNYFRPGNLTALRELALLWVADRVDEYLQEYRGEHNIRSTWQARERIVVGLTGGPEGRQLIRRAARLAEKGAGGEVLAVYIARSDGLTSASPKELAVQRTLVEDLGGTFHHVIGDDIPDALLEFARGVNATQIVLGVSRRRPWQYIFGPGVSATVARESGPDLDVHIVTHDAAAKGRGLPVARGARLGRSRIIWGWLVGIAGPVILTVMLRTVVPDLGLTNDMLLFLTLTVAAALLGGLLPALASAAFGSLLLNYFFTPPLHLWTIADPKNIVAIAVFFAVAVSVASVVDLAARRTHQAARLRAEAEILSFLAGSVLRGETALPALLERVRETFAMESVALLERDSEVEPWTLAAGTGPAPAARPEEADVDMPIGENMALALTGRVLPAEDRRVLGAFAAQAAVVLDRQRLVGQAEEAQRLAEGNRIRTALLAAVSHDLRTPLAGIKASVTSLRADDVEWSEEDRADLLEGIEEGADRLDALVGNLLDMSRLQTGTVTPLIRETDLDEVVPMALAGVPDDSVELDIPETLPMVAVDRGLLERAVANIVENAVKYSPEGQPVLVAASALAERVELRVIDRGPGIPDEAKDRIFEPFQRYGDAPAGAGVGLGLAVARGFTEAIGGTLTAEDTPGGGLTMVLTLPTADTGPRSVPDLPKAALT, encoded by the coding sequence ATGAGACGCGGCACATTCCGGATCTACCTCGGCGCCGCCCCGGGCGTCGGCAAGACGTACGCCATGCTCTCGGAAGGGCACCGCAGGATCGAGCGCGGCACCGACGCCGTCGTCGCCTTCGTCGAGCACCACGGCCGCCCCCGCACCGAGGTCATGCTCCACGGACTCGAAGAGATCCCGCGGGCCGAGCTGGAGTACCGGGGTGGCGTCTTCACGGAGATGGACGTGGACGCCGTACTAGCCCGACGCCCTGCCGTGGCACTCGTGGACGAACTCGCCCACACCAATGTGCCCGGCTCCCGTAACGCCAAGCGCTGGCAGGACGTCGAGGAACTCCTCCAGGCGGGCATCGACGTCGTATCCACGGTCAACATCCAGCACCTGGAGTCCCTCGGCGACGTCGTCGAGGCCATAACCGGGGTCCGGCAGCAGGAAACCGTGCCCGACGAGGTGGTCCGCCGGGCCGACCAGATCGAGCTGGTCGACATGTCCCCGCAGGCCCTGCGCCGGCGCATGGCACACGGCAACGTCTACAAACCCGACAAGGTCGACGCCGCCCTGTCGAACTACTTCCGCCCCGGCAACCTCACCGCCCTGCGCGAGCTGGCCCTCCTGTGGGTCGCCGACCGGGTCGACGAGTACCTCCAGGAGTACCGGGGCGAGCACAACATCCGCTCCACCTGGCAAGCCCGCGAGCGGATCGTCGTCGGTCTGACCGGTGGTCCCGAAGGCCGACAGCTCATCCGCCGGGCCGCACGCCTCGCCGAGAAGGGCGCCGGCGGTGAAGTCCTCGCCGTCTACATCGCCCGCAGCGACGGGCTCACCTCCGCCTCGCCCAAGGAACTGGCCGTCCAGCGGACCCTGGTCGAGGACCTCGGCGGCACCTTCCACCACGTCATCGGCGACGACATCCCCGACGCCCTGCTGGAATTCGCCCGCGGCGTCAACGCCACCCAGATCGTCCTCGGCGTGAGCCGCCGCCGCCCCTGGCAGTACATCTTCGGCCCCGGCGTCAGCGCCACCGTCGCCCGCGAGTCCGGACCCGACCTCGACGTCCACATCGTCACCCACGACGCGGCCGCCAAGGGCCGGGGCCTCCCCGTGGCACGCGGCGCCCGCCTGGGCCGATCCCGCATCATCTGGGGTTGGCTGGTCGGCATCGCCGGACCGGTGATCCTGACCGTAATGCTGCGCACTGTCGTTCCCGACCTCGGGCTCACCAACGACATGCTGCTCTTCCTCACGCTCACCGTGGCCGCCGCCCTGCTCGGCGGACTGCTCCCCGCGCTGGCCTCGGCCGCCTTCGGGTCCCTGCTGCTCAACTACTTCTTCACGCCGCCGCTGCACCTGTGGACCATTGCCGACCCCAAGAACATCGTCGCCATCGCGGTCTTCTTCGCGGTCGCCGTCTCCGTCGCCTCCGTGGTCGACCTCGCCGCCCGCCGGACCCACCAGGCCGCCCGGCTGCGCGCCGAAGCCGAGATCCTCTCCTTCCTCGCCGGCAGCGTCCTGCGCGGCGAGACCGCCCTGCCCGCCCTGCTGGAACGGGTCCGCGAGACCTTCGCCATGGAATCGGTGGCCCTGCTCGAACGCGACAGCGAGGTCGAACCGTGGACCCTCGCGGCCGGCACCGGGCCCGCCCCGGCCGCGCGACCGGAGGAGGCTGACGTCGACATGCCCATCGGCGAGAACATGGCCCTGGCCCTCACCGGCCGCGTCCTCCCGGCCGAGGACCGCCGGGTCCTCGGTGCCTTCGCCGCACAAGCCGCCGTGGTACTCGACCGTCAGCGCCTGGTCGGCCAGGCCGAGGAGGCCCAGCGGCTCGCCGAGGGCAACCGGATCCGTACCGCGCTCCTGGCAGCCGTCAGCCACGACCTCCGCACGCCCCTCGCCGGAATCAAGGCATCCGTCACCTCCCTCCGCGCCGATGACGTGGAATGGTCGGAAGAGGACCGAGCCGACCTGCTCGAAGGCATCGAAGAGGGAGCGGACCGGCTCGACGCCCTGGTCGGCAACCTCCTCGACATGTCGCGCCTCCAGACCGGCACCGTCACCCCGCTGATCCGCGAGACCGACCTCGACGAAGTGGTCCCGATGGCACTGGCCGGTGTGCCCGACGACAGCGTCGAACTCGACATTCCTGAAACCCTCCCCATGGTCGCGGTCGACCGCGGTCTGCTCGAACGTGCAGTTGCCAACATCGTCGAGAACGCCGTCAAGTACAGCCCCGAAGGCCAGCCCGTCCTCGTCGCGGCCAGTGCGCTGGCCGAGCGCGTGGAACTTCGCGTCATCGACCGAGGACCAGGCATCCCGGATGAGGCCAAGGACCGCATCTTCGAACCCTTCCAGCGCTACGGAGACGCCCCCGCCGGAGCCGGCGTGGGCCTCGGCCTCGCTGTCGCACGCGGCTTCACCGAAGCGATCGGAGGCACACTGACAGCGGAGGACACTCCCGGCGGCGGTCTGACCATGGTCCTCACCCTGCCCACCGCGGACACGGGCCCCAGATCCGTCCCCGACCTCCCCAAGGCGGCACTCACCTGA
- a CDS encoding response regulator: MTRVLVVEDDPQLVRALRINLQARKFDVESATDGSSALRLAAARKPDVILLDLGLPDMDGIEVIKGVRDWSRVPILVLSARHTSEEKIRALDAGADDYVTKPFSMDELLARLRAAVRRQEAAEPSQETVLVTTSDFTVDLVAKKVRRDGRDVRLTPTEWHLLEILITHPGRLISQRQLLLEVWGPTYEDKTNYLRVYMAQLRRKLEADPAHPRYLITEPGMGYRFEG; the protein is encoded by the coding sequence ATGACCAGGGTCCTGGTGGTGGAAGACGACCCGCAGCTCGTCCGCGCCCTGAGGATCAACCTCCAGGCACGCAAGTTCGACGTCGAGTCGGCGACCGACGGCAGTTCGGCCCTCCGCCTCGCCGCCGCCCGCAAACCGGACGTCATACTGCTGGACCTCGGCCTGCCCGACATGGACGGCATCGAAGTCATCAAGGGCGTACGGGACTGGAGCCGCGTCCCGATCCTCGTCCTGTCGGCCCGCCACACTTCCGAGGAGAAGATCAGGGCGCTCGATGCCGGAGCCGACGACTACGTCACCAAGCCTTTCAGCATGGACGAGCTGCTGGCCCGGCTGCGCGCAGCGGTCCGCCGCCAAGAGGCCGCTGAGCCTTCGCAGGAGACGGTCCTGGTGACGACCAGCGACTTCACGGTGGACCTGGTGGCCAAAAAGGTTCGGCGTGATGGCCGGGATGTCCGGCTCACTCCGACCGAGTGGCACCTGCTGGAAATCCTCATCACCCACCCCGGCAGGCTGATCAGCCAGCGTCAGCTGTTGCTTGAGGTGTGGGGCCCGACGTACGAAGACAAGACCAACTACCTGCGCGTCTACATGGCCCAGCTCCGGCGCAAACTGGAAGCGGACCCGGCGCATCCCAGATACCTGATCACCGAGCCCGGCATGGGCTACCGCTTCGAAGGCTGA
- the kdpC gene encoding potassium-transporting ATPase subunit KdpC — MNNSVSNTGRLLVAALRMLLVLTVVTGILYPLAVTGVAQALFHDKANGSLVKADGKEVGSSLIGQSWDLPKKNPDDEEEAARPDPKWFQPRPSNSGYNPLATGSSQLGASDSRLVQAVTDAKKQVAEFNGVPESEVPKDAVTGSASAIDPHISPEYAEIQIKRVAKENGLTEQQVAKLVEEHNEGRTAGFLGEPHVNVLSLNLALKALTKR, encoded by the coding sequence ATGAACAACTCCGTCTCCAACACAGGCCGTCTCCTGGTCGCCGCGCTGCGGATGCTGCTGGTGCTGACCGTCGTGACCGGCATCCTCTACCCGCTCGCCGTCACCGGGGTCGCCCAGGCGCTCTTCCACGACAAGGCCAACGGCTCCCTGGTCAAGGCCGACGGCAAGGAGGTCGGATCCTCGCTCATCGGCCAGAGCTGGGACCTCCCCAAGAAGAACCCGGATGACGAGGAAGAGGCAGCGCGTCCGGACCCCAAGTGGTTCCAGCCGCGCCCCTCCAACAGCGGCTACAACCCGCTCGCCACCGGCTCCAGTCAGCTCGGCGCGTCCGACTCCCGGCTGGTGCAAGCGGTCACCGATGCCAAGAAGCAGGTTGCCGAGTTCAACGGCGTCCCGGAGTCCGAGGTGCCCAAGGACGCGGTCACCGGCTCCGCCTCCGCCATCGACCCGCACATCTCCCCGGAGTACGCGGAGATCCAGATCAAGCGCGTGGCCAAGGAGAACGGCCTCACCGAGCAGCAGGTGGCCAAGCTGGTCGAGGAGCACAACGAGGGCCGCACCGCCGGCTTCCTCGGCGAACCCCACGTCAATGTCCTCAGCCTCAACCTGGCACTCAAGGCGCTGACCAAGCGCTAG
- the kdpB gene encoding potassium-transporting ATPase subunit KdpB, giving the protein MTANVKKHEDPMSTSTGTPAPHSDVPTGHKPESGRVGAGLFDPKQLLKSFPDAVRKLDPRIMIKSPVMFVVLIGSVVTTVLAITNPMDWFGWAITAWLWLTTIFANLAEAVAEGRGKAQADTLRKAKTDTVARRIVGKNEERVPGTELRIGDLVVCEAGDIIPGDGDVVEGVASVDESAITGESAPVIRESGGDRSAVTGGTKVLSDRIVIKITTKPGETFIDRMINLVEGAARQKTPNEIALNILLASLTIVFLLAVVTLKPFAIYAGADEQTSMIVLTALLVCLIPTTIGALLSAIGIAGMDRLVQRNVLAMSGRAVEAAGDVSTLLLDKTGTITLGNRQAAEFVPVKGTTEAELADAAQLSSLADETPEGRSIVVLAKEKYGLRERHQGELAHAEWIAFTAQTRMSGVDVDGRKTRKGAAGSVITWVKEQGGQVSDDADLLANRISEAGGTPLLVAVEDEKGARVLGVIHLKDVVKEGMRERFDELRRMGIKTVMITGDNPLTAKAIAEEAGVDDFLAEATPEDKMALIKREQAGGKLVAMTGDGTNDAPALAQADVGVAMNTGTSAAKEAGNMVDLDSNPTKLIEIVEIGKQLLITRGALTTFSIANDVAKYFAIIPAMFAVAYPGLDKLNIMGLASPESAILSAVIFNALIIIALVPLALKGVRYRPTSADKMLRRNLGIYGLGGLIAPFIGIKLIDLLISLIPGLA; this is encoded by the coding sequence ATGACCGCCAACGTAAAGAAGCACGAGGACCCGATGTCCACCAGCACGGGGACCCCCGCGCCGCACAGTGATGTTCCGACGGGGCACAAGCCCGAGAGCGGCCGCGTGGGCGCTGGTCTCTTCGACCCCAAGCAGCTGCTGAAGTCCTTCCCGGACGCGGTCCGCAAACTCGACCCCCGGATCATGATCAAGTCCCCGGTCATGTTCGTGGTCCTGATCGGGTCGGTGGTCACCACCGTACTGGCGATCACCAACCCGATGGACTGGTTCGGCTGGGCCATTACGGCCTGGCTGTGGCTGACCACGATCTTCGCGAACCTCGCGGAGGCCGTCGCCGAGGGACGGGGCAAGGCGCAGGCCGACACTCTGCGCAAGGCCAAGACCGACACCGTCGCCCGCCGCATCGTCGGCAAGAACGAGGAGCGCGTCCCGGGCACCGAGCTGCGCATCGGCGACCTGGTGGTGTGCGAGGCCGGCGACATCATCCCCGGCGACGGTGACGTCGTCGAAGGTGTCGCGTCCGTGGACGAGTCCGCCATCACGGGGGAGTCCGCCCCGGTCATCCGCGAGTCGGGCGGCGACCGCAGTGCGGTGACCGGCGGTACGAAGGTCCTCTCGGACCGGATCGTCATCAAGATCACGACAAAGCCGGGCGAGACCTTCATCGACCGGATGATCAACCTGGTGGAGGGCGCGGCGCGGCAGAAGACGCCGAACGAGATCGCGCTGAACATTCTTCTGGCTTCCCTGACGATCGTCTTCCTGCTGGCCGTGGTCACGCTGAAGCCGTTCGCGATCTATGCGGGCGCCGACGAGCAGACCTCGATGATCGTGTTGACCGCGCTGCTGGTCTGCCTGATCCCGACCACGATCGGGGCCCTGCTGTCCGCGATCGGCATCGCGGGCATGGACCGCCTGGTCCAGCGCAACGTGCTGGCCATGTCCGGGCGAGCCGTGGAGGCGGCCGGCGACGTCTCGACGCTGCTGCTCGACAAGACCGGCACGATTACGCTGGGCAACCGGCAGGCCGCCGAGTTCGTCCCGGTCAAGGGCACGACCGAGGCCGAACTGGCCGATGCTGCCCAGCTGTCCTCGCTGGCCGACGAGACCCCCGAGGGCCGCTCGATCGTCGTCCTGGCGAAGGAGAAGTACGGGCTGCGCGAACGCCACCAGGGCGAGCTCGCCCACGCTGAGTGGATCGCGTTCACCGCCCAGACCCGTATGTCCGGTGTCGACGTCGACGGCAGGAAGACCCGCAAGGGTGCGGCCGGTTCGGTCATCACTTGGGTGAAGGAGCAGGGCGGTCAGGTCTCCGACGATGCCGACCTTCTCGCCAACCGCATCTCCGAGGCCGGCGGCACGCCGCTCCTCGTCGCAGTCGAGGACGAGAAGGGCGCCCGCGTGCTGGGTGTCATCCACCTCAAGGACGTGGTCAAGGAGGGCATGCGGGAGCGGTTCGACGAGCTGCGCCGCATGGGCATCAAGACGGTCATGATCACGGGTGACAACCCGCTGACCGCGAAGGCCATCGCCGAGGAGGCGGGTGTCGACGACTTCCTCGCGGAGGCGACTCCCGAGGACAAGATGGCCCTCATCAAGCGGGAACAGGCCGGCGGCAAGCTCGTCGCGATGACCGGCGACGGTACGAACGACGCCCCGGCCCTCGCCCAGGCCGATGTCGGCGTGGCGATGAACACGGGCACCTCGGCCGCGAAGGAGGCCGGGAACATGGTGGACCTGGACTCCAACCCCACCAAGCTCATCGAGATCGTCGAGATCGGCAAGCAGCTCCTCATCACCCGGGGGGCGCTGACCACCTTCTCGATCGCCAACGACGTCGCGAAGTACTTCGCGATCATCCCGGCCATGTTCGCGGTCGCCTACCCGGGCCTGGACAAGCTCAACATCATGGGCCTCGCCTCGCCCGAGTCCGCGATCCTCTCCGCGGTCATCTTCAACGCGCTGATCATCATCGCGCTCGTCCCGCTCGCCCTGAAGGGCGTCCGGTACCGGCCGACCAGCGCGGACAAGATGCTCCGCCGCAACCTCGGGATCTACGGACTGGGCGGCCTGATCGCCCCGTTCATCGGCATCAAGCTCATCGACCTGCTCATCTCCCTCATCCCCGGGCTCGCCTGA